One Eurosta solidaginis isolate ZX-2024a chromosome 5, ASM4086904v1, whole genome shotgun sequence DNA segment encodes these proteins:
- the LOC137254617 gene encoding brachyurin, with protein sequence MLNIQKILLALIFSYAILSCFNWPTAVQGYAIGQSKYGRIEKFPYQVMLIGKQLWRKRILCGGTLLDQRWILTAGHCTMGVTHFDIYLGALTIEDGEETGRLVLRSTKFIVHEGFNPQTAANDIALVKLPMDVPFTERIQPATLPYYNRNDLLVGAKVVATGWGATNDMSSSDPMQYTELRVISNAECANEFDVVTGGVICAIGLREETVCSGDSGGPLVLKNTQTVVGITSFGPADGCETNIPGGFTRVTYYLHWIETKIGNVVARAQQQRVQQYQRSAYAKQLQQQRQQQEQQYVSQPAYAPARISYHVNDNAV encoded by the coding sequence ATGTTgaacatacaaaaaatattactGGCGCTAATATTCAGTTATGCCATATTGAGTTGCTTCAATTGGCCCACAGCAGTGCAAGGCTATGCCATTGGTCAATCAAAATATGGACGCATTGAAAAGTTTCCCTATCAAGTGATGTTGATCGGCAAACAGTTGTGGCGTAAACGCATCCTTTGTGGCGGCACATTGCTCGATCAGCGTTGGATCTTAACAGCCGGCCATTGCACTATGGGTGTTACACATTTCGATATTTACTTGGGTGCACTCACCATAGAAGATGGCGAAGAGACCGGACGTTTAGTTTTGCGTTCAACCAAATTCATTGTGCATGAAGGTTTCAATCCACAAACAGCAGCCAATGATATTGCGCTCGTCAAACTACCCATGGATGTGCCATTCACCGAACGCATACAGCCCGCAACATTGCCCTATTACAACCGCAACGATTTATTGGTAGGCGCTAAAGTTGTAGCCACTGGTTGGGGTGCCACAAACGATATGTCCAGCAGTGATCCAATGCAATACACTGAATTGCGTGTTATATCGAATGCAGAGTGTGCCAATGAATTTGATGTTGTCACTGGTGGTGTTATATGCGCTATAGGCTTACGTGAGGAAACAGTGTGCTCAGGCGATTCTGGTGGTCCTTTAGTGTTGAAGAATACACAAACAGTTGTTGGTATTACAAGTTTTGGACCCGCTGATGGTTGTGAGACTAATATACCTGGTGGTTTCACGCGTGTCACATATTATTTGCATTGGATTGAGACGAAAATTGGTAATGTGGTTGCACGCGCTCAACAGCAAAGAGTACAACAATATCAACGTAGTGCATATGCAAAGCAGttgcaacaacaacgacaacaacaagaacagcagTACGTATCACAGCCTGCATATGCTCCTGCGCGTATTAGTTACCATGTAAATGATAACGCAGTGTAA